In Belonocnema kinseyi isolate 2016_QV_RU_SX_M_011 chromosome 4, B_treatae_v1, whole genome shotgun sequence, a single window of DNA contains:
- the LOC117171193 gene encoding protein FAM98B, with amino-acid sequence MEEEMLQILQDVGYTGPLLNYQKFCEAVEVGPKSVEFTGLVAWVAEQISFLSKLDESVHSTTSQEDASSFLLELSSFLKELGCVNQELMTGNVNQRLANKEQRLYLLDYLLTELMTSAILESKKPADEKMEVTIDETSTARNLKQVLVMLRFQKPPDNIPADVLFKKVEAKLREIIGQVSQELLSKPMFVGKLSSNQWEKLRQLQGELQSEYKIRREMLLKRLDVTVQSFLWSDRLKSKEKEVMSCYKSKRDGMISEPDVSIAQLLAAREDLAILEKTSNASVRKNTRSQVNSVLIGAVPDRGGRPYEQEPPPPEMPPWQKDRAGGQGGFGGGRGGANQMRGGGRGGGSFNSGGGGNFNTGGGGNFNSGGGGKFSSGGGGNFSSGGAGSRVGGGGYGNRGGGGYGGGGGYGGGYGGGYRDNKDATNNFGQNRPGGQYNQKPRAEDYFQSSAQSAQQSNAYEKRGPYVENRRDEAKRGRVQGGWNQGDSNYQSGSYSRGRGRNY; translated from the exons ATGGAAGAAGAAATGCTACAAATCCTCCAGGATGTCGG GTACACGGGACCGTTACTTAACTATCAGAAATTTTGTGAAGCCGTTGAAGTCGGACCAAAATCTGTGGAATTCACAGGTCTTGTAGCATGGGTAGCGGAACAAATATCATTTCTTAGCAAACTCGATGAAAGTGTTCATTCCACCACATCACAAGAAGATGCTAGTTCATTTCTCTTAGAATTAAGCTCATTCCTCAAAGAACTAGGATGCGTCAATCAAGAGTTGATGACGGGCAACGTCAATCAACGACTAGCAAATAAAGAACAAAGACTGTACCTTTTGGATTATCTCTTAACCGAACTTATGACTAGCGCAATTTTGGAATCCAAGAAACCTGCTgatgaaaaaatggaagttactatC GACGAAACTTCTACTGCTAGAAATTTGAAGCAAGTGCTGGTGATGCTTAGATTTCAGAAGCCACCTGATAATATTCCAGCGGATGTGCTCTTTAAGAAAGTAGAGGCAAAACTAAGAGAAATAATAGGCCAGGTGTCTCAAGAACTCTTGAGCAAGCCGATGTTCGTCGGCAAATTGTCAAGTAACCAGTGGGAAAAATTGAGACAATTGCAGGGAGAATTACAGTCCGAGTATAAAATTCGACGAGAAATGCTGCTGAAACGACTGGACGTGACGGTtcagtcttttttg tggtcggatagattaaaaagcaAGGAAAAGGAGGTGATGTCCTGTTATAAGAGTAAGAGAGATGGTATGATAAGTGAACCAGACGTTTCGATTGCTCAATTACTCGCAGCGCGAGAGGATTTGGCAATTTTGGAGAAAACAAGCAACGCGTCTGTTCGcaaaaatactcgcagtcaagtCAACAGTGTACTGATAGGCGCAGTTCCTGATCGTGGTGGACGGCCTTATGAACAGGAACCCCCTCCTCCAGAAATGCCTCCCTGGCAAAAGGATCGCGCGGGAGGTCAAGGAGGATTTGG GGGTGGTAGAGGGGGCGCAAATCAAATGCGAGGCGGTGGCAGAGGTGGTGGAAGCTTTAATAGCGGAGGCGGCGGAAACTTCAATACTGGAGGCGGTGGAAACTTCAATAGTGGAGGCGGTGGAAAATTTAGTAGTGGAGGCGGTGGAAACTTCAGTAGTGGGGGCGCTGGTTCCAGAGTCGGAGGTGGTGGTTATGGAAACAGAGGTGGAGGAGGCTATGGAGGCGGCGGTGGTTACGGAGGAGGCTATGGGGGTGGATATCGCGATAACAAAGACGCGACAAATAATTTTGGCCAGAATCGACCTGGTGGTCAGTACAATCAAAAGCCCAGAGCCGAAGACTACTTTCAATCTTCAGCACAGTCAGCTCAGCAATCTAACGCCTATGAAAAGCGAGGACCTTACGTTGAAAATCGAAGAGACGAAGCAAAAAGGGGCAGAGTTCAAGGGGGGTGGAATCAAGGCGATTCTAATTATCAAAGTGGAAGCTACAGTCGTGGAAGAGGgagaaattactaa